Proteins from a genomic interval of Prevotella sp. E13-27:
- a CDS encoding type II toxin-antitoxin system antitoxin SocA domain-containing protein → MIKQVMKSPFSSGNAVLRCEPSTLTFRKEEFCYIHQFYECEDTHERFTTTELDEANIAQVYNQYRAKYGIPFPEEIKRIRQHYGLSATKMSTILGFGENQYRLYENGDMPSEANGKVLMSIMNPDFFLAFVLNSREQFSEDDFAKLMEKTRSWKSAKHSEFEVEHVFNICRRTIYNGFATQSIDKLKNILLYFIERGDGVFFTKMNKLLFYTDFLAYRLTGKGMTGLCYKAIAHGPVPLHWDRVYSFYNDISQEIVQYSDGRAGTKLVSNLSPDMTYFSEDEKEMLEYVYQRFKKETPTQISETSHHEDAWKKYLNSDRLISFEMAFSLKAI, encoded by the coding sequence ATGATTAAGCAGGTAATGAAAAGTCCGTTTAGCAGTGGTAATGCTGTGCTTCGTTGTGAACCGTCAACCTTGACGTTTCGCAAGGAGGAGTTCTGTTATATCCATCAGTTTTATGAATGTGAGGATACCCATGAGCGATTCACAACAACGGAACTGGATGAAGCGAACATTGCTCAGGTGTATAATCAGTATCGGGCTAAATATGGCATCCCGTTCCCAGAAGAGATCAAGCGCATACGCCAGCACTATGGACTTTCGGCCACTAAAATGTCGACAATCCTAGGTTTTGGCGAGAACCAATATCGCTTGTATGAGAATGGGGACATGCCCAGCGAAGCAAACGGCAAGGTGCTGATGTCGATTATGAATCCAGACTTCTTCCTTGCTTTTGTGCTTAATTCGCGTGAACAGTTCTCTGAAGACGATTTTGCAAAGTTGATGGAGAAGACCAGGTCGTGGAAGAGCGCGAAGCATTCTGAGTTTGAGGTGGAACATGTGTTTAACATCTGTCGTAGAACCATTTATAATGGTTTTGCAACACAGTCGATAGATAAGCTGAAGAACATCCTTTTATATTTTATAGAGAGGGGTGATGGCGTTTTCTTTACCAAAATGAACAAGCTCCTTTTCTATACGGACTTTTTGGCATACCGCTTGACGGGCAAAGGAATGACCGGCCTGTGCTACAAAGCTATTGCTCACGGTCCTGTGCCCTTGCATTGGGATCGCGTATACAGCTTCTATAACGATATTAGCCAGGAGATCGTGCAATACTCTGATGGAAGGGCAGGTACTAAGTTGGTTTCAAATCTATCTCCAGACATGACTTATTTCAGTGAGGATGAAAAGGAGATGCTGGAATATGTTTACCAGAGATTCAAGAAGGAAACACCGACGCAAATTTCGGAAACAAGCCATCATGAGGATGCTTGGAAGAAATACCTGAATAGCGACAGGCTTATCAGTTTTGAAATGGCCTTCTCGCTGAAAGCAATATAG